The nucleotide sequence AACCCGTTCAATCCGACTCGCGGCACGTTCACACGCTGGAACGCTGAATACTCAACTCCGGAAATTGGCTCAAGCCCCACGATTGAATACTGGCGTTCGACTTTAAGCTTTACGCATTATTGGACTGTCGGTCAGCTTTCCAAGCAGCCGGTCGTCTGGGCCAACCAGGTGCGTGGTGGTTATCTTAAAAACCTCAGCAAGGACGGCGGCGTTCCCTGGGATAAAAAAGGCTTTACGCTGGGTGGTCAGTCCACCGTGCGCGGATACGAGGCCGGAACCCAGGAAGTCTTCCCGAACCGTCAGGATCTGGGCTTAAGCGACACGGATCCGACTTACTATCTGACGACGGATTCAACCATGTATCTGATTAAGTCAGAACTGCGTTTCCCGGTTTGGGAAAGCCTGGGTGGAGCTTTATTCTATGATGGTGGCTCAGTGAAAATCCAGGATCTGCATTTCTCAGATCCGTATCGCGATTCAACGGGGTTTGGTATTCGCTACAACACTCCAGTGGGTCCTTTAAGTCTGGAGTGGGCTTGGAAGCTGGATGCGCGACCTGGTGAAGAACCATGGCGCTTCCACCTGTCCATCGGGACGTTCTAAAATTTAAAAATTAAATTGTGAAATCAGCCAGATCCCAGACACAGTCTTCGATGGCGATCAGTCCTTCGACTTTGCCATCTTTGATCAAAGGCTCAAGATACAGACGAGTCATATACATCTGCAGTCGTTCCAGCGACACCCGCTCTTGAATCTTATGAACTTCCGTGATGATCACCGGCTGATTCAGTCGACCCGACAAAACGTAGTTGGCTTGTTCCAGAATACGCAGGGTCACTTCTTCAGCGCGGGAATACAGATGAGGCCAGCTGCGACAGAAGATGTCTTCGATCGTGTAGCTGCAGAATTCAAAGAAGTTGAATGAGCGGAAGAACTGCGTGTGCTTGTGGGAATAGAATTCGACAATGCGACCGTCCAGATTCACCAACTGCTCAAGGCCCTCATCGCTGATTTTGTATCCGTAATAGTCCAACGCCGTTTTCACCAGGAACGCCATGTCCTTGATCCGGCGACCCTGACGGTGCACGGAACGGCAGACTTCCAGGTATTGATTCATCAGATCCGTGGACTGAGCCTGCTCTTCTTCGCTGAGCTGTTGAAAGTACGGCAGGGTTTCTTGGGAGTAAGGACGAACGGACCACCCCTCCAGCTCAAGCATGGAGGCCAACTCTTCACAGAGAAGTTTGAATTTTTGCAGATGCCCTTGGGTTGCTACACTCATGCCGCGCCGCTCTCGAAACAAAATCGTATTTATATCTCTTAAACAAAAAGAGCCCCCAAAGGAGCTCTTCGATAATCAAGTTTCTAAAAACTTGGTAGCTTAGCGAGCTTTGCTGCTAGCGAACTTACGGCGAAGATCCTGAGTCACCTCATGGATAGTCGCATTCAAGGTCACTTCGAAAAGATCGTCAGCTGAAACTTTGTAAAGCTCGCCCAATCTTTTTAGTGCGTTGATTGGAGGATGAGATACACCACGCTCCCAGTTAGAAATAAACTGTGGAGTGGAGTAACCCAATTTATCCGCAACGTCTCTCTGAGAAAGACCTGCCGATACACGTTTTTGCTTCAAAAAATCAGCTAACATATTTTTTTGTCTCATGTGATTTCCACCTAACGATGAATTTATTTATACACATCATGACGAGTGTGACAAGCCCTTTGCATTCAAAAAGCTTTCAAAATATCCTCATCCAGATAAATACATTATAGCTTATTTGATCTAAATTACTTCCTGTTTTTTTGCAATTTCTAATCTTTTTCGTGTTTGAGATGTGAGCCATTTCTTGTTTTGTAGCAGAAAAGATTGAAGGATATGAGCATGGTAAACATTAGCAACAACCCTTGGGTTGAGAATTTCCACATTACAAGTCTGTTGGTAAATCCCTTAGGACGCTTGGGATTGTACGGATTGTTGAACCTGCTGCAGGAAACTGCATGGATCCATGCCGAGAAAATGGGTTTTGGCATGCAGGATATGGAACAACAAGGACTGTTCTGGGTTCTGACCCGCCAAAGCCTGCAAATGAAGACCTGGCCCCGTTTTGGGGAAAACATCCAAATTCAGACCTGGTTGCGCGCTCCGGAAGGTGCTTTCGTGGCTCGGGAGTTTGCAATTCTCACCCAGTCGGGGGACGAAATCGGACTGTGTTCCACAAGTTGGCTGGCTCTGGATCGCCACAGTAAAAAGATTCTGCCGGCGGAAAACCTGCGCCCCTGGGATCAGATTGCCCATGCCCGTTCCACAGGCATCAATCCGGAAAAAATCCCGGTGACCGGCACTTACGAAAAAATCGCCAAGTACCGGGTGCGCAATTCAGATCTGGATATCAACCAGCATGTGAACAACACCAAATATGCGCAGTGGATT is from Bdellovibrio bacteriovorus str. Tiberius and encodes:
- a CDS encoding helix-turn-helix domain-containing protein, with translation MRQKNMLADFLKQKRVSAGLSQRDVADKLGYSTPQFISNWERGVSHPPINALKRLGELYKVSADDLFEVTLNATIHEVTQDLRRKFASSKAR
- a CDS encoding acyl-[acyl-carrier-protein] thioesterase: MVNISNNPWVENFHITSLLVNPLGRLGLYGLLNLLQETAWIHAEKMGFGMQDMEQQGLFWVLTRQSLQMKTWPRFGENIQIQTWLRAPEGAFVAREFAILTQSGDEIGLCSTSWLALDRHSKKILPAENLRPWDQIAHARSTGINPEKIPVTGTYEKIAKYRVRNSDLDINQHVNNTKYAQWILDAIPYDLHKSLKLNTYSVNFLAETHLGDEVEVHRNCSSPDVQLANQGESAYKGLRVGDEKVLFTAVLGWEKRT